Part of the Vibrio sp. SCSIO 43137 genome, ATGATCTGTTAAGCTGGGTAGTGAGAGCAACAAGTCCGACCTGTTGTTATCTATATGTAAGCCATTAGTTACAATATAAACTTATTAAATAACTTTTATTTAAACTAAATAAAGGTTATCAAAACCCCATTAATATCAGGCCAATCGTTTTCTATTTCAAACTTATAAATACGCCTTTTAACCTTATTTGTTGGACAACCGTTTGCTTTATTTTTCATCTAATTTAAATTAATAAACAAAATCAGTAATAACTATATTTTATTAGAGATCAATATCACGATATCGAGCTGAATTAGAGCAATAACTTTTTAAATTTGTCCTAAATCAAATTAATTAAACATCATGATATGCCAATCTACTTATAGAATTTATTAACTATTAAATGGAAAAATTACATGACTAGTGCATTTTTCATCCCTACTGTAAACCTTATGGGCGCTGGCTGCCTTAAAGACGCAACAGACAGCATTCAATCTCAAGGCTTTAAAAAAGGTCTTATCGTTACAGATAAAATCCTTAACGAGATTGGTATCGTAAAACAAGTTCAGGACCTGTTAACTGAGCGTAGCGTAGAAACTGTCGTATTTGACGGTACTCAGCCTAACCCTACTATCGGTAACGTAGAAGCAGGCCTTGAGCTGCTAAAAGAACACGATTGTGACTTCGTTATTTCTCTTGGCGGTGGTTCTCCACACGATTGCGCTAAAGGTATTGCACTTGTAGCAGCAAACGGCGGCAAAATCGGTGATTACGAAGGTGTTGACCAGTCGGCTAAACCTCAGCTACCACTGATCGCTATCAACACTACTGCTGGTACAGCATCTGAAATGACTCGTTTCTGCATCATCACTGATGAAGAGCGTCACATTAAGATGGCTATCGTTGATAAGCACACAACTCCGCTTATCTCTGTAAACGATCCAGAACTCATGCTTGCTAAACCTGCTTCACTGACAGCAGCGACAGGTATGGATGCACTTACTCA contains:
- the yiaY gene encoding L-threonine dehydrogenase, translating into MTSAFFIPTVNLMGAGCLKDATDSIQSQGFKKGLIVTDKILNEIGIVKQVQDLLTERSVETVVFDGTQPNPTIGNVEAGLELLKEHDCDFVISLGGGSPHDCAKGIALVAANGGKIGDYEGVDQSAKPQLPLIAINTTAGTASEMTRFCIITDEERHIKMAIVDKHTTPLISVNDPELMLAKPASLTAATGMDALTHAVEAYVSIAATPVTDAVAIKAIELIQAYLRKAVNQGDDIEAREQMAYAQFMAGMAFNNASLGYVHAMAHQLGGFYDLPHGVCNAILLPHVQRYNAQVCPERLKDVAKAMGVDVEGMTAEQGAEAALEAIISLSKDVGIPAGLEELGAKSEDIPVLADNALKDACGLTNPKQATHEEISEIFKAAL